A genomic window from Glaciihabitans sp. INWT7 includes:
- the pyrF gene encoding orotidine-5'-phosphate decarboxylase encodes MSDLPAASFGDRLVNAFDRYGQLCVGIDPHPYLLERWGLEDDAAGLRRFGLRVVEAAAGTVGIIKPQVAFFERHGSAGFAALESILQSAREAGLLVIADAKRGDLGTSVEAYGQAWFSQGSPLEVDALTLTAYMGLGSIEAPMTLAEKRGKGVFVLAATSNPEAHSLQTARISSGSHAGQTVASSIVTGVGEWNSSGGTGTTVVDAPVRVVGSIGLVLGATVDFTEFDLDLDAIAAMPSSPVLAPGFGHQGAQFGDLARLYGAAAPVTIVSASRSILEAGPSGVTEAIRVQAAEVFACRA; translated from the coding sequence TTGTCTGACCTGCCGGCAGCGTCCTTCGGCGACCGGCTCGTCAACGCCTTCGATCGCTACGGGCAGTTGTGCGTGGGGATCGATCCGCACCCGTACCTTCTGGAACGGTGGGGACTCGAAGATGATGCCGCCGGCCTCCGCCGGTTCGGGCTGCGGGTGGTCGAGGCCGCCGCCGGCACCGTGGGCATCATCAAGCCCCAGGTCGCGTTCTTCGAGAGGCACGGCTCGGCGGGATTTGCGGCGCTGGAGAGCATTCTGCAATCGGCCCGCGAAGCGGGACTGCTGGTGATCGCGGATGCGAAACGCGGTGACCTCGGCACGAGCGTCGAGGCCTACGGCCAGGCGTGGTTCTCGCAGGGAAGCCCACTCGAAGTGGATGCCCTCACCCTCACTGCCTACATGGGCCTCGGCTCGATCGAAGCACCGATGACCCTCGCGGAGAAGCGGGGAAAGGGCGTGTTCGTGCTCGCCGCGACCTCCAATCCCGAGGCGCATTCCCTGCAGACCGCCCGGATTTCTTCCGGATCGCATGCCGGTCAGACGGTCGCGTCCAGTATCGTCACTGGGGTGGGTGAGTGGAATTCTTCAGGGGGAACGGGCACGACCGTGGTTGACGCGCCGGTGCGAGTGGTCGGTTCGATCGGCCTCGTGCTCGGCGCCACAGTCGACTTCACCGAGTTCGATCTCGACCTCGACGCCATCGCCGCCATGCCATCCTCGCCGGTGCTCGCACCGGGATTCGGTCACCAGGGTGCGCAGTTCGGCGATCTCGCCCGGCTGTACGGTGCCGCTGCCCCCGTCACGATCGTGAGCGCCTCCCGCAGCATCCTCGAAGCCGGCCCTTCAGGCGTCACCGAAGCAATCCGTGTGCAGGCCGCGGAGGTGTTCGCGTGCCGCGCGTAG
- the coaBC gene encoding bifunctional phosphopantothenoylcysteine decarboxylase/phosphopantothenate--cysteine ligase CoaBC, with the protein MNIVVGVTGGIAAYKAVNVIRGLVLLGHDVHVVATEAALRFVGKPTLEAISRNIVHTDLYEGVAEVRHVAIGQAAELIVIAPATANTIAKLASGLADDLLGNTVLASRAPVVIAPAMHTEMWQHPATVHNIAVLRSRGVTVVGPAVGQLTGADSGPGRLEEPDEIVRAALAVLEPKDLVGRRILVSAGGTREALDPVRYLGNRSSGKQGVALALAAAARGAEVTLVGANLEVDTPASMRVVHVGSTLELATAMQDAAPEADVVIMAAAVADYRPESVADAKIKKEIAGDRLTLQLVKNPDVLAGLAENRGAGQVIVGFAAETEQDRDALVALGRAKIARKGSDLLVLNRVGWTEGFGTDGNTVIVLDRLGDIVMEATGSKQTVADRILDAVVARFA; encoded by the coding sequence GTGAATATCGTCGTCGGTGTCACCGGTGGCATTGCGGCCTATAAGGCCGTGAACGTGATTCGTGGGCTGGTGCTCCTCGGCCATGATGTGCACGTCGTCGCGACGGAGGCGGCACTGCGCTTCGTCGGGAAGCCGACGCTCGAGGCCATCAGCCGCAACATCGTGCACACCGATCTCTACGAGGGTGTCGCCGAGGTGCGACACGTGGCGATCGGGCAGGCTGCCGAGCTCATCGTGATCGCTCCGGCAACCGCGAACACCATCGCGAAACTCGCCTCGGGTCTCGCCGACGATCTTCTCGGAAACACGGTGCTCGCGAGTCGCGCACCCGTGGTCATCGCTCCGGCGATGCACACCGAGATGTGGCAGCATCCGGCGACGGTGCACAACATCGCTGTGCTCCGCTCTCGCGGTGTGACCGTCGTCGGCCCCGCCGTCGGGCAACTCACCGGCGCCGACTCCGGCCCCGGTCGCCTCGAGGAGCCCGACGAGATCGTGCGGGCGGCCCTCGCGGTGTTGGAGCCGAAGGATCTCGTGGGCCGGCGCATCCTCGTCTCGGCGGGAGGAACCCGTGAGGCGCTCGACCCCGTGCGCTACCTTGGCAACCGGTCGAGCGGGAAACAGGGAGTCGCCCTCGCCCTCGCCGCCGCCGCGCGCGGTGCGGAAGTGACTCTCGTCGGAGCGAACCTCGAGGTGGACACGCCCGCGTCCATGCGGGTGGTGCACGTCGGTTCGACGTTGGAGCTCGCGACGGCGATGCAGGATGCCGCTCCGGAGGCCGACGTGGTGATCATGGCCGCAGCGGTGGCGGACTATCGTCCCGAATCCGTGGCCGACGCGAAGATCAAGAAGGAGATCGCTGGTGACCGGCTCACGCTCCAGTTGGTGAAGAATCCCGACGTCCTCGCCGGGCTCGCCGAGAACCGGGGCGCCGGCCAGGTCATTGTCGGTTTCGCGGCGGAGACCGAGCAGGACCGCGATGCGCTGGTCGCGCTCGGCCGGGCGAAGATCGCGAGGAAGGGCAGCGACCTTCTCGTCCTCAACAGGGTCGGTTGGACCGAGGGTTTCGGCACTGACGGCAACACGGTAATCGTTCTCGACAGGCTCGGAGATATAGTGATGGAGGCCACCGGGAGCAAGCAGACGGTGGCCGATCGCATCCTCGATGCCGTGGTCGCGCGCTTCGCCTGA
- the rpoZ gene encoding DNA-directed RNA polymerase subunit omega, translating into MVERAKGIIDPPIDELLSKVDSKYALVIFASKRARQINDYYADLHEGSLFDNVGPLVDSTIDDKPLSVAMHEINEDKLVVKALAEPVE; encoded by the coding sequence ATGGTTGAACGCGCCAAAGGCATCATCGATCCGCCCATCGACGAACTGCTGTCGAAGGTCGACTCGAAGTATGCACTGGTGATCTTCGCTTCCAAGCGTGCTCGCCAGATCAACGACTACTACGCCGACCTCCACGAAGGCAGCCTGTTCGACAACGTCGGACCGCTGGTCGACTCCACCATCGACGACAAGCCCCTCTCCGTCGCGATGCATGAGATCAACGAGGACAAGCTCGTCGTCAAGGCCCTCGCCGAGCCCGTCGAGTAG
- the gmk gene encoding guanylate kinase, which translates to MPRVAPPEVDRVAAAHAAVAARRARASVKLAVHDRVRSAVDVVETAWADPSATAEASLRVRELLTSIPTLGPTRAAKAMDQLGIAESKRVGGLGVRQRRKLVEWLAHREHRDSPDLARLVVLAGPTAVGKGTVSTYIRENYPDVHLSVSATTRAPRAGEVHGVNYYFVSDADFDRLIETGQMLETATVHNAFRYGTPRAPIDEALAAGKSVLLEIDLQGARSVREVMPEAVLVFLLPPTWDELVRRLIGRGTEDSAEQQRRLETAKIELAAQDEFDHRVVNSEVSAAAREVVDLMAIPKNNRSFTHG; encoded by the coding sequence GTGCCGCGCGTAGCTCCGCCCGAGGTCGACCGCGTCGCGGCGGCGCACGCCGCCGTCGCCGCCCGGCGGGCCAGGGCATCCGTCAAACTCGCCGTCCATGACCGGGTGCGCAGTGCGGTGGATGTCGTCGAGACCGCCTGGGCGGATCCTTCGGCGACCGCAGAGGCGAGCCTGCGCGTGCGCGAACTGCTGACCAGCATCCCGACTCTCGGCCCGACCCGTGCCGCGAAGGCCATGGACCAACTCGGGATCGCCGAGTCGAAGCGGGTTGGCGGACTTGGCGTACGCCAGCGCCGCAAACTCGTGGAATGGCTCGCCCATCGCGAGCACCGGGACAGCCCGGACCTCGCTCGTCTCGTGGTTCTCGCCGGCCCGACCGCCGTTGGTAAGGGCACCGTCTCCACCTACATCAGGGAGAACTACCCGGATGTGCACCTCTCGGTCTCCGCGACTACCCGCGCGCCGCGCGCGGGCGAGGTGCACGGCGTCAACTACTACTTCGTGAGCGATGCCGACTTCGACCGGCTCATCGAGACGGGCCAGATGCTCGAGACGGCCACCGTGCACAACGCCTTCCGCTACGGAACCCCCCGTGCGCCGATCGACGAAGCCCTCGCCGCGGGAAAGAGCGTGCTGCTCGAGATCGACCTGCAGGGGGCGCGGTCGGTTCGAGAGGTCATGCCAGAAGCCGTGCTGGTCTTCCTCCTGCCTCCCACCTGGGACGAACTCGTGCGTCGCCTCATCGGCCGGGGCACGGAGGACTCGGCGGAACAGCAGCGTCGACTCGAGACCGCGAAGATCGAATTGGCCGCCCAGGACGAGTTCGATCACCGGGTCGTCAACTCCGAAGTGAGCGCCGCCGCCCGCGAAGTCGTAGACTTGATGGCAATCCCCAAAAACAACAGGAGTTTTACGCATGGTTGA
- the carB gene encoding carbamoyl-phosphate synthase large subunit — protein sequence MPKRDDINSVLVIGSGPIVIGQACEFDYSGTQACRVLREEGVRVILINSNPATIMTDPDFADATYVEPITWQVIETIIAKERPDAILPTLGGQTALNAAIDLHHHGILEKYDVELIGANFEAINKGEDRQIFKQLVLECGADVARSHIAHTVDEAIEFAKDLGYPLVVRPSFTMGGLGSGFAYTEAELVRIVGDGLHQSPTTEVLLEESILGWKEYELELMRDTADNTVVVCSIENVDPVGVHTGDSITVAPALTLTDREYQNLRDIGIDIIRAVGVDTGGCNIQFAIDPANGRVIVIEMNPRVSRSSALASKATGFPIAKIAAKLAIGYRLDEIPNDITKVTPASFEPTLDYVVVKVPRFAFEKFPAADATLTTTMKSVGEAMAIGRNYSTALQKALRSLEKRGSSFHWDGEPGDKDALLAIAAVPTDGRIVTVQQALRAGASIEEVFESTKIDPWFIDQIVLINEVAMEIAGEIGSVRALDASLLRLAKDHGFSDIQIAALRGMTEDEVRSIRHAFGVRPVFKTVDTCAGEFPALTPYHYSSYDQETEVRPSGRRKVVILGSGPNRIGQGVEFDYSCVHASFALSDAGYETIMINCNPETVSTDYDTSDRLYFEPLTLEDVLEVIHAESQSGELVGVVVQLGGQTALGLAKGLKANGVTILGTTPEAIDLAEERGLFQGILDAAGLVSPRNGTAYDYRGAVTVAEEIGYPVLVRPSYVLGGRGMEIVYDSPSLADYFERVAGQGIVGPDHPLLVDRFLDDAVEIDIDALYDGEELYVGGVMEHIEEAGIHSGDSSCTLPPVTLGRDQIERVVEATHAIARGIGVRGLINVQFAIGAGVLYVLEANPRASRTVPFVAKALGLPIAKAASLIMVGQSIRSLVESGMLPAADGSVVPMDSPVAVKEAVLPFKRFRTAEGLIVDSVLGPEMRSTGEVMGIDSNFPKAFAKSQEAAYGGLPTSGSVFVSVADRDKRAIILPVLRLQQLGFTILATIGTAEILARNGITAGVVRKYDQGDVSIEGEPSIVDLINRSQVDIVINTPSGRSARVDGYEIRAAAVAADLPLFTTIAQLGAAVASIESIRDGFDVKSLQDYASERAERLAALV from the coding sequence ATGCCCAAGCGCGACGACATCAATTCGGTGCTCGTGATCGGCTCCGGCCCGATCGTGATCGGCCAAGCCTGCGAGTTCGACTACTCCGGCACCCAGGCGTGCCGGGTGCTGCGCGAGGAGGGGGTGCGGGTCATCCTGATCAACTCCAACCCCGCCACGATCATGACCGACCCCGACTTCGCCGACGCCACCTACGTGGAGCCCATCACCTGGCAGGTCATCGAGACGATCATCGCCAAGGAGCGTCCGGATGCGATCCTGCCGACCCTGGGCGGCCAGACCGCGCTCAACGCGGCCATCGACCTCCACCATCACGGCATCCTCGAGAAATACGACGTCGAGTTGATCGGCGCGAACTTCGAGGCCATCAACAAGGGCGAGGATCGTCAGATCTTCAAGCAGCTGGTGCTGGAGTGCGGCGCCGACGTCGCCCGTTCGCACATCGCCCACACGGTCGACGAGGCCATCGAGTTCGCGAAGGACCTCGGCTATCCGCTCGTCGTGCGACCGTCCTTCACAATGGGCGGCCTCGGCTCCGGCTTCGCGTACACCGAAGCCGAACTCGTGCGTATCGTCGGAGACGGCCTGCACCAGAGCCCGACGACCGAGGTGCTGCTCGAGGAGTCGATCCTCGGCTGGAAGGAATACGAGCTCGAGTTGATGCGGGATACCGCCGACAACACCGTCGTGGTCTGTTCGATCGAGAACGTCGACCCGGTCGGAGTACATACCGGCGACTCCATCACCGTCGCCCCGGCTCTCACGCTCACCGACCGCGAGTACCAGAACCTGCGCGACATCGGCATCGACATCATCCGGGCCGTTGGCGTCGACACGGGGGGATGCAACATCCAGTTCGCCATCGACCCGGCCAACGGGCGTGTCATCGTGATCGAGATGAACCCGCGGGTCTCCCGTTCGAGCGCCCTCGCCTCGAAGGCCACCGGATTCCCGATCGCGAAGATCGCGGCCAAGCTCGCCATCGGCTACCGGCTCGACGAGATCCCCAACGACATCACCAAGGTGACCCCGGCCTCCTTCGAGCCGACCCTCGACTACGTGGTCGTCAAGGTGCCACGGTTCGCATTCGAGAAGTTCCCGGCGGCGGATGCCACCCTCACCACCACCATGAAGTCGGTCGGCGAGGCCATGGCCATCGGGCGCAACTACTCGACCGCCTTGCAGAAGGCCCTCCGCTCGCTCGAGAAGCGTGGGAGCAGCTTCCACTGGGACGGCGAGCCCGGCGACAAGGATGCCCTCCTGGCGATCGCGGCAGTACCGACCGACGGTCGGATCGTCACGGTGCAGCAGGCACTGCGGGCCGGAGCGTCGATCGAGGAGGTCTTCGAGTCGACCAAGATCGACCCCTGGTTCATCGACCAGATCGTGCTCATCAATGAGGTGGCGATGGAAATTGCAGGCGAGATCGGCTCCGTCCGGGCTCTGGATGCGTCGCTCCTCCGTCTCGCGAAGGACCACGGCTTCAGCGACATCCAGATCGCCGCACTGCGCGGGATGACCGAGGATGAGGTGCGCAGCATCCGCCACGCCTTCGGGGTTCGCCCCGTCTTCAAGACCGTGGATACCTGCGCCGGAGAATTCCCCGCGCTCACCCCGTACCACTACTCGAGCTATGACCAGGAGACCGAGGTGCGGCCGAGCGGACGCCGCAAGGTCGTCATTCTCGGATCAGGCCCCAACCGCATCGGCCAGGGTGTCGAGTTCGACTACTCCTGCGTGCACGCCTCCTTCGCGCTGTCGGATGCCGGCTACGAGACGATCATGATCAATTGCAACCCGGAGACCGTCTCGACCGACTACGACACCAGCGACCGGCTCTACTTCGAGCCACTCACCCTCGAGGACGTGCTCGAAGTGATCCACGCCGAGAGTCAGAGCGGCGAGCTCGTCGGGGTCGTCGTGCAGCTCGGCGGCCAGACCGCACTCGGTCTCGCAAAGGGCCTCAAAGCCAACGGTGTGACGATCCTCGGAACCACCCCCGAAGCCATCGACCTCGCGGAGGAGCGAGGCCTGTTCCAGGGCATCCTGGATGCCGCGGGGCTCGTCTCTCCCCGGAACGGCACGGCCTACGACTACCGGGGCGCCGTGACCGTCGCCGAGGAGATCGGCTACCCGGTGCTCGTGCGGCCCTCGTATGTGCTGGGCGGGCGCGGCATGGAGATCGTCTACGACAGCCCCTCGCTCGCCGACTACTTCGAACGGGTCGCGGGGCAGGGCATCGTCGGCCCGGATCACCCCCTACTCGTGGACAGGTTCCTCGACGACGCCGTCGAGATCGACATCGACGCACTCTACGACGGCGAGGAACTCTACGTCGGCGGCGTGATGGAGCATATCGAGGAGGCGGGCATCCACTCGGGGGACTCGAGTTGCACACTGCCGCCGGTCACCCTCGGACGGGACCAGATCGAGCGAGTGGTCGAGGCGACGCACGCGATCGCCCGGGGCATCGGGGTACGCGGCCTCATCAACGTGCAGTTCGCGATCGGTGCCGGGGTGCTCTACGTGCTCGAGGCGAACCCGCGCGCCAGTCGCACGGTCCCCTTCGTCGCGAAGGCGCTCGGCCTGCCGATCGCGAAAGCGGCCTCGCTGATCATGGTGGGTCAGAGCATCCGCTCCCTGGTCGAATCCGGCATGCTCCCCGCAGCCGATGGCTCGGTCGTTCCGATGGACTCGCCCGTGGCAGTGAAGGAAGCCGTGCTGCCGTTCAAACGGTTCCGCACTGCCGAGGGACTCATCGTCGACTCGGTGCTCGGCCCGGAGATGCGCTCGACCGGAGAGGTCATGGGCATCGACTCCAACTTTCCCAAGGCCTTCGCGAAGAGCCAGGAGGCGGCCTACGGCGGGCTGCCGACCAGCGGGAGCGTCTTCGTCTCGGTCGCGGATCGCGACAAGCGTGCGATCATCCTGCCCGTGCTGCGGCTCCAGCAGCTCGGCTTCACCATCCTGGCGACGATCGGCACGGCAGAGATCCTGGCGCGAAACGGCATCACCGCGGGGGTCGTGCGCAAATACGACCAGGGTGATGTGTCGATCGAGGGGGAGCCCTCGATCGTCGACCTGATCAACCGGTCGCAGGTGGACATCGTGATCAACACGCCAAGCGGCCGGAGCGCCCGGGTGGACGGCTACGAGATCCGCGCGGCCGCCGTCGCCGCGGACCTTCCGCTCTTCACCACGATCGCCCAGCTCGGTGCGGCCGTCGCGTCGATCGAGTCGATCCGCGACGGGTTCGACGTCAAGTCCCTGCAGGACTACGCGAGCGAACGGGCAGAGCGGCTGGCCGCCCTTGTCTGA
- the metK gene encoding methionine adenosyltransferase yields MSAASTTPLRLFTSESVTEGHPDKICDQISDSILDALLTVDPNSRVAVETLVTTGLVHVAGEVTTSGYVDIPSIVRDRIWNIGYNSSDVWFDGRSCGVSVSIGGQSPDIAQGVDDAFESREESSIDDLDRQGAGDQGIMFGYATTETPELMPVPIWLAHRLAERLAEVRKSGMVDYLRPDGKTQVTVGYDGIVPRTVETVVLSTQHSPKVSTEMLRAEIEELVIRPVLERVGLDSLDARVLINPTGRFEIGGPQGDAGLTGRKIIVDTYGGASRHGGGAFSGKDPSKVDRSAAYAMRWVAKNLVAAGLADRLEVQVAYAIGKAAPVGLYVESFGTAHVDEATIIEAIRQVFDLRPAAIIRDLDLLRPIYAATSTYGHFGRELPEFTWEKLDRVDALRSLAGL; encoded by the coding sequence ATGAGCGCCGCATCCACAACGCCACTCCGCCTGTTCACCTCCGAGTCGGTGACGGAGGGCCACCCCGACAAGATCTGCGACCAGATCTCGGACAGCATCCTCGACGCCTTGCTCACAGTGGATCCGAACAGCCGCGTCGCGGTCGAGACCCTCGTGACCACCGGCCTCGTGCACGTCGCCGGCGAGGTCACCACCTCCGGTTACGTCGACATCCCCTCGATCGTGCGCGACCGCATCTGGAATATCGGCTACAACTCGTCCGATGTCTGGTTCGACGGCAGGTCCTGCGGAGTCTCGGTGTCGATCGGTGGCCAGTCGCCCGACATCGCGCAGGGCGTCGATGACGCCTTCGAGAGCCGCGAGGAGTCGAGCATCGACGACCTCGACCGGCAGGGCGCGGGTGACCAGGGCATCATGTTCGGCTACGCGACCACCGAGACTCCAGAACTCATGCCCGTGCCCATCTGGCTCGCGCACCGCCTCGCCGAGCGTCTCGCCGAGGTGCGCAAGTCCGGCATGGTCGACTACCTCCGCCCAGACGGCAAGACCCAGGTGACGGTCGGGTACGACGGAATCGTGCCGCGCACCGTCGAGACCGTCGTGCTCTCCACGCAGCACTCGCCGAAGGTCAGCACCGAGATGTTGCGCGCGGAGATCGAGGAGCTCGTCATCCGACCGGTACTCGAGCGGGTAGGACTCGACAGCCTGGACGCTCGCGTGCTGATCAATCCCACCGGTCGGTTCGAGATCGGGGGTCCGCAGGGCGACGCCGGCCTCACCGGTCGCAAGATCATCGTGGACACGTACGGGGGAGCGAGCAGGCACGGCGGGGGAGCCTTCAGCGGCAAGGACCCCTCTAAGGTCGACCGCTCGGCGGCCTACGCCATGCGGTGGGTGGCGAAGAACCTCGTCGCCGCCGGCCTCGCCGACCGTCTCGAGGTGCAGGTCGCCTACGCCATCGGCAAGGCCGCGCCGGTGGGGCTCTACGTCGAATCGTTCGGCACGGCTCATGTCGACGAGGCCACGATCATCGAGGCGATCCGCCAGGTCTTCGACCTGCGCCCGGCCGCGATCATCCGGGACCTCGACCTGCTGCGTCCCATCTACGCCGCCACCTCGACCTACGGCCATTTCGGGCGCGAACTGCCCGAATTCACGTGGGAGAAGCTGGACCGGGTCGACGCTCTGCGCAGCCTGGCCGGCCTGTAG